CTTAAGTCATCCGATCATGGAGACTTCTGGTTGCCAAGATGGTATGCATTGAAGGAGAGCAGAAGCATGACGGAAACGGCTCCCCAAAGTTTCGAGCTCCAATCAGGCAGCAAGCTGTATTTGGCTCCAGAAAGTTCTATAACCTGGTCTTTTGAGAAAGCGCTAACAGGTCAGGCTGTTATTGTTGCAAAGTGGAAAGGATGGTATGGGGTCTCCATTGCCCCACGAATCTGGAATAAGGAATCCTTCACGTATCGGCCAGGACTCTTCTGGATTAAAGCACAGGCTATAGAGCAGCGGAAAAATGTGACAGATGGTTGGTTCCAACAGGATACAGCACTGTCGACTTCGGTTATTCGTCATTTGACGGATATTAAGCTGAACCAGACAACTACCTCCAAACAAGTGGCTGAGTGGTTAGGTGAGCCTGATTGGAGAGAGAGTTCAGGCAATTTAAATGATACGGGGTATTCAATGAGTATTGGACAGACCTGGAGATATGAGCGGGAAGATGGGCAATTTTTGGTCACATTCAACAAGAATGGCAAGCTGATCAGAACTCGCTGGAATCTGCCACAGAATGATCGAAATAATGTCGTTTCTGATTGGAACATCAGTCGGGCGGATGAATATGGGTTCACAACAAAAATCTATGGCACAACGCTACCGATGACCATCCCATGGAAACCGGTATGGACTAACCGGGGGGATATTAACTACACTTTTTTAAAAACAGCCACGGATGATGTACTCCTGATGAAAGGGGATGACGGTGGGTTTAGCGGGGGCTACTACGAAGGTTCCATATATGCCCTTGATCGTCATACGGGCCAGAAATTATGGGGGATCAATGGGGGTTTTGGAAGACAGCAGGCAGAGGTGGATACCGCACGCCAATACGTTACAATCTACAACGACTATGACCCTGACAAGAAAAATTACGTGGATCGTATTCGTCATCTGAACTTGAAGAACGGAAAGGTCACATGGACGTACACCCCTAAGCAAAATTTTAGACTAAATGGCATCACCGCTGCGAAAAACGTTGTGGTCGTGGATAGCCCGGTTGTTGAGAGTTCAAGCAATAGTTGGTTAACGGTACTGGACAGCTCAAACGGAAAAACATTGTGGAAGCGAAAACTGACTAAGGGTTATGAATTGTTGAACAAGAGTGCAGATGATCCTTATGTGTTGTATTGGGATAAGAATAAGCTGATTGCAGCCGATCCGCAATCTGGGCGAATCGTATGGAGCTTAAAGGGCAAACGATCCACCATAGAACAACTTGGGAATGATCCATATTTTGATGGAATTGAACGTCTTGATCCCTTTGCAACCAGAAATGCTGAAAGATGGCTATCGTTAGACAATCAGTGGCTGCTGCTTGATCTGAACACGGGGAAAAAGCTTGCCCAATTCCCTGCTCGGGTAGGACAGAGATTGGAGGAGCTGAAAGATGGCATGTTGTTGATCCGTGAGAACAAAAACGGCAATCATTACGGAGAGTATGAAGATTTTACAACCACCCTGTTCGATGCCAAGACAGGCAAAACACGGTGGAAGCTCAAGGGCAAGATTGAACGAGGACTGGTTGAAGAAGATCTGTTGTATGTGATTAAAAATGGTTACCCCGCGGCTTTGAATTATGATACGGGGGAGACGCGCTGGAATGCCAAAGATACGATTGCCACTCTAAGGTATCCAACGAATCAGGGAAGTTATCTGGTCATTGATGATCAGTTGCTGCTGCCCATGGACGAGAACTGGTTGATATTGAATAAAAACAATGGAGCATTGTTAGGTCGTGTACATGACGTTGTGATGGGAAACCCGGAGCATCGCGACCGGGATGCGAAGAATGGAATGATCAACCGGATCGGCAATGAAGTGTACGTGGGTTCGTCCAACGGACGTTTTCGTGTATATGAAGCCAGCCGCCTGCAGGAGGCAATCTCACCTTAAAAGCTTGTCTCATAAGGGATGTTGATTTATTATAAATGAACAGGATTGCTCGCGCTCCGGTTATCGGCTGTGCGGGCTTTCTTCATGTGTTCTTGAAGAACCATGCATGATCATTCACGGGAGGACTCTCCATGATCTCATTATATGGTGTAAGCAAACGTTATAACGAGCGCGGTTCCCGTGCAGATCAGGGATTCGAAGCTTTAAGCTCGGTGTCGCTCGAAGTGGGACAAGGCGAAATTCACGGCATCATAGGTTCGAGTGGCGCAGGTAAATCCACGCTTCTGCGGATGCTCAATGGTCTGGAAAAGCCGGATGATGGTGAGGTTGTTGTGAATGGGCAGCACCTGACCCAGATGAATGAGCGCACTCTGCGTCTGGCACGAAGGTCCATTGGCATGATCTTTCAGCACTTCAATCTGGTCAGTAATCGAACGGTGAGTGGCAATGTCTGTATGCCGCTGGAACTGGCGGGTATGTCCCGTACACAGCGAGTCGAACGTGGACTTGAGGTACTGAGATTTGTTGGACTGGAAGACAAGGCAGATCAATATCCTGCTCAGCTTAGCGGAGGACAGAAGCAACGTGTGGCGATTGCACGAGCACTAGCCAGTCGTCCAGATGTGCTGCTCTGTGATGAACCGACTTCGTCGCTTGATCCACAGACCACGAATGGCATACTGGATGTGCTTCGTCATATCAATGAAACGCTGGGCGTGACCATTGTTGTAGTGACGCATGAGATGGAAGTGGCTCGTAGGCTATGTCACAGGATATCCGTTATGAAGGATGGGCGACTCGTACGAACGTTGACTGAAGCGGAAGTAAGCAGTATCCCCGCTCCGCAGCCGGATCTGCTGACATCCTTGCTTGCGGGTGATGAATACGGTATGGCAGGTTCGTCTTTGTTCCGTCAGGCAGACCAGGAGGACAAATCATGAGGTTACCTGAATCTGTGCTCAAGTATCAGCATGAAATATGGCAGGCGATCGGAGAGACTTTTGTCATGGTGGGTATCTCCATTGTGGCAGCTGTTCTGATTGGATTACCTCTGGGTACACTTCTGTACTTATTCCGGAGAGGACAACGGTATCAGAATCAAACGTTGTCCTTTGTACTTGGCAGTGTCGTCAACATCATTCGTTCGTTTCCGTTCTTACTGCTGGTTGTATTCATGATTCCATTCACACGAATCATTGTTGGAACGTCCATCGGTACACTGGCGGCAACCGTTCCACTCTCGATCATTGCGATTGCCTACTACGCCAGACTGGTGGAACAAGCATTGCTGGATGTACCGAAGGGAGTGGTTGAAGCTGCTGCATCCATGGGGGCATCGACAATGCAGCTTGTGGTGAAATTCCTGTACGTGGAGGCACGATCTGGCCTTGTACTGGGACTCACAACAGCTACGATTAGCTTCATCTCCTACTCGACAGTCATGGGCATTGTAGGTGGCGGCGGGGTTGGTGATTTTGCCATTCGCTACGGTTATCAGCGCTTCGAAACGGAGATTATGGTATTTACGATCATCATTATGATTATCCTGGTACAGATGATCCAATTTACAGGCAGCAGATTGTCCCACTGGCTGGATCGCAGATCCTGAGGGTAGTGGACACGGTACATGATGGAAGAAAGTGCAGTAACAAGTAAGACCAATACAGATTATATGATGAGGGGTAGACATAAAATGAAAGCAAAAATGATGCTTATGTTGCTTGCAGTAATGCTGGTCGTAGCTGCTTGTGGCAAAAAAGAAGAAACACCTGCGGCTGAAGGAACAAAAGAAGATACACAAGCTGCACAAGAAGTTACGCTGAAAGTGGCCACATTGATTCCGCCGATGACAGACGTACTGGATATTGTTAAACCACTCTTGAAGGAAGATGGCGTCAATCTGGAAGTTGTTGTGTTGTCGGATAACGTTCAACCGAATACGGCACTCGCGAACAAGGAAGTGGATGCAAACTTCTTCCAGCACGTGCCTTACATGAACCAATATAATGAAGCAAACAATGCGAACCTGGTGGCCGTGCAGCCCATCTATAATGCCATCTATGGCGGCTACTCCAAAAAGTACAAAACGATTGAGGAATTGCCAGAAGGTGCAACGATCGCAATTGCGAACGATCCTTCCAACATTGGTCGCTCTCTTGTGATGCTGGAGCAGAACGGATTGATTAAGCTGAAAGAAGGCGTAGGTTTTAACGCCACACAGGCAGATATCACCGAGAATACGAAGAACTTCAAGTTTGAGGAAGTGGACTTGTTGATGCTTGCTCGCATGATGGATGACGCTGATCTGGTAGCTATGACACCTGCATATGCCAGTCCGCTCGGTCTTACACCGAAAAAGGATGCACTGTTAACCGAGAAGGATGATTCCCATTTTGCCATCACCCTGGTTGCCCGTGAGGATAATAAGGACTCCGAAGCAATCCAGAAGCTGGCTAAACGTATGGCGGGTCCAGAGGTCAAAGCCTTCTTCGAAGAGAAATATGCAGATATCGCGATCCCGGCATTTAAATAGAGAATACGTTGGTCCAATGGGAATAGTCATAAGATCTGAGCGATAACGCTTGGATCTTTTTTTTTGTCATCTTTGTTGTCATCGCGTGCTTATTAACAAGTATTTAAAAAGTTAACAATTTGGTCATATCCCCGGAATACTTTATTTAATAGTTTTTTCGTATAATTTGTTTGAAAATAGTTCTTTAGGATTATAAATGAAGAGATTTGTTCGAGTTTTTTAGTGTAAAAAGTGTTTTTTACAAGAAGTGAGACCTAGTTTTTTAAAAAGATGGTTTACAATCTATGAGAGCTTTACAAGAGCTAGATCAAGTAAATCTAAAATTAATCTGGAAGAGGTAGAGAAATTTGTCCCAAAAAAATAGCAAACCGACCTGGTTCAACAAGATGCATAAGAACTTTAAGACAAAGTTGGTGGTGTCCTTTATTGCATTCCTGGCCATTCCTTCGTTAAGTATTGGAATCTTATCGTATAACAGTGCGAAAGATGAAGTAGAGAAGCAAATTTTACATAGTGCGATGGAAAACGTGAATCTTGCCAGTGCGACGATTGATCTTTCAATTAATACCAAACGGAATCATATTGAGTACTATGCAAAAACACTTGCAGAGGAATTAAGACAGGAAGATGCCGAGGTTCGGGTTGTGAACGAATTGAAGGGGTATGCTGCGCAGAATACAGATATCATCACCATAGGTGTGGGCACAGAAGCCGGTGTGTATCTGATGTCCTCTGATGCAGAGATGCCCAAGGATTACGATCCCCGAGTAAGACCATGGTATACCGAAGCAATGGGAAATCCAGAGCAGGTCATTGTTACAGACCCTTATATTTCTGCCGAGACAAACAAGATCACCATCACCATCGCCAAGGCACTGGAAGACCAATCTGGTGTGGTCCAATTGGATCTCAATCTGGCGGACATTAGTCAATTGGTTAGCGGAATTAAAGTAGGAGAAAAGGGACATCTGATTCTGCTGGATGCCAGCGAAAAGTATATCTATCATCCGACGATGCAACCTGGAACAGATGCAACAGAAGATTTTTGGACACAAGTGTATACGAATGAATCCGGTAACTTCAACTATACCTTTGATCAGGTTGATAAGGTCATGTATTACGCCACGAATGCATCCACGGGATGGAAGGTTGCAGGTACCATGTTCTCTTCTGAAGTAGAGGATGCGGCTGCGCCTATTCTGAATCGAACAATTATGGTGATCGTTTCCTGTCTTGTCATCGGAATTTTGATCATCTGGCTGGTGATGCGATCGATTGTTAAACCGATTCGTCAGTTGAAGGATCAGGCGATTCAGGTGAGTGAAGGGGATCTAACCCAGACCATAACAAGTACAAGCTATGATGAGATTGGTGAACTGAGTGATGCTTTTGGCAAAATGCAGAGCAACCTGCGTGTGTTAATTCAAAATGTGGAGAACAGCGCCAGTCAGGTAGTCATCTCTTCGGATGAAATGACTCAGAGTGCGGAATCAACCAGCGCAGCCAGCGAGCAGGTCGCGCGAGCCATTCAGGAAATTGCGAGTGGTGCGGAGAAACAGACCGAAGGTATTGAACATAACCATCAGGCCATGATTGAAATTACGATTGGGATTACAAGAATCGCCGAACGTTCCATACATGTCGCTGATTTGGCGAAACATACAACTGTACAAGCAGAAGAAGGTGGCAACACCGTCAAGCAGACGGTGAGTCAGATGCAATCGATTCAAGAGACGGTAGAACAGACAAACCAATTGATTCAGGCGTTATATGAACGATCACACCAAATTTCAGCAATCACGGAGTTAATCGGAAATATAGCCAAACAGACAAACCTGCTCGCGCTGAACGCATCCATTGAAGCTGCTCGTGCAGGTACACATGGCAATGGATTCGCCGTTGTAGCAGCAGAGGTTCGCAAGTTGGCAGAGCAATCCGGGCAGTCCGTCAATGAAATCACCGTGCTGACTACGGCGGTACAGGAAGATATGGCTGCTTCCGTTCGCATGATGGAGAAGGTGACTTCAGAGGTTGGAGAGGGCATGGAAATCTCTACAGAAGCGATTCGGAAGTTTGAACGCATTCTGGATAGTATGCGCGAAACGACACCTCAGATTGAAGAGATTGCAGCTACGTCACAAGAGATTACAGCAGGTGTACAGGAAGTATCTGCTGTATCCAATGAGTTGGCAGGCATCGCGTCAGGCAATGCTGCAACTTCCGAAGAAGTGGCCGCTTCTTCAGAAGAGCAACTGGCAGCGATGGAGCAGATTTCTGCCTCGGCTCGTGGCTTGTCTACCATGGCTGAAGATCTGCAGCGCCTGATTAGACAGTTTAAGTATTAAACGGGATCGTAGAAGAGAACATCACACAGGAACAACATCACATCATGTTTCATTAGAGGGAGTGGACAGCCATGCAACTAGAACTCAAAGCCTTCTTACTGCTAACGGATGCGGTCATGATTACAGATGAGGAGGGTGTGATTCTAGATGTGAATTCCGTTTATGTAACCAAAACAGGATTCTCACGGGAGAGCACCATAGGTCAGCCTGCCCGATTGCTAATGGATACCCACTGGAGAGGAAATCAGACCTGGTCCGGTGTAGCCAAACTGATGAAGGCCGATCAGGAAGTGTGGGAAGCCCAAGTTACGATTACATCGGTTCATTTGGATGATTCTCTTTTTTATATCAGCATATTTAATGATGAATTTTCATGAAAAAAAATCGTTGTTTGGTGATAAGGGTATGTTAGCTGAAAGTAGTAATTATTTTCAAAAAAATGGTCAATATCGTCAATTGAATAAGGGAGCCTGGCATACTATGATTTGTGTACTGGGGAACTGCGACCGTGAATCTGACAACATTCATTGAATGCATGAAATCCTGAAGTCGTAATGTGGACGGTGACCATTTGCTACGCGATCTTGTGTTAAATTTCACGCTAATTTTGATCTTTGTTTTCCTGATTCATCACTATCTGAACCAAACCAATGCTACCCGTTCAATATCGATCACGACTCGGATCATTATTGGTATTACACTGAGCATGTTGGGCACGGCGCTTTATTATTTCTCTATTGTGTTTGATGATGGTACATTGTTGAATTTCCGGGCAAGTGTGTATCTGCTCGCCGCTTATTTTGGTGGGACTGGCTCTGCATTTGTTACTTTTGCATTCATGTGGATTTTTCGGATTAATATGGGGCGTAATTCCTTGTTGGAAAACTGGCAGTATGCATTGACAGAGTTGTTATTTGTTGTAGCCATATGCCTGATCTTTAAGTATATCCGGGGATTTATGCAGAAGTGGTTGTCCGGAGCGTTATTGCTGATAACGATGTATGAGTTTTTTGTACTAAAGACATATAATCCTTCTCTGCTAATGATGGGGCAGGTTCTCCTTTTTCAATGTATCTGCCTCCTGTCCGTTATATTATTCCTGTATTATCTGAACCAAAATCATCGATATAGGAGATTGGTCGTTCAGAGGGATCAGGAAATGCTGGAGATGCTTCGTATGCAGCCGGGTTTTACTTTTAAAATCGGAAAACAGAACGGAAAATTCGAGTACCTTCTGCTTGAAGGAGAGATGCTCTCCCGACTGGGCCTGGATATGAGTAGTCTAAAGCAAGATTACACGTTGGGTACGTTGAACATTTTACCTCAAGAGAAGATAGAGTTCCTGCGAAAGCAGTTCGACCGGGCCTGGAAAGGGGAGTCTTTCTTTTACGAGATTGAGCATGGAGGTTACTATTCACTGGTGAAGCTTCGTCCGCTGCGAGAAGAAGGTATGGTGAAGTATGTCATAGGATATGGACTCGATATTACGGAACACAGAGCAGTTAAACGAAGAATTCAAGAGAGTGAGGAGCGATATCGAACTCTTGAGCGCGTGTCGGCAGACTGGTTCGTCGGTATGGACAGCAACAGGTGTATTGTGTCAGTTAATCAGAAATTTCTGGATGTGCTCGGACTCGGTAGGCAGGAAGTGATTGGGCGTCAGCTTGAAGAATTGTTGTTCATTGAGCAGCTGGATAACTGGTTGTTCATTTTCCACAAAGCCTTACATCATAATATAGCCCAGGATACGGAACTGAGTTTCATTGTTGGAGAAGGTCATGAGCAGCATGTTCGGGTTCACCTATACCCTGTTAAAGTACTAAACTCGAGTGAGAAAATTAAGGCAGTCATTCAGGATATTTCGGATCACTATAGACGTGTTAAGGCCGACAAAGCAAGCCAGGCGAAGAGTGAGTTTCTCGCATTCATGAGCCACGAGATTCGTACCCCACTGAGCGGAATTATCAGCTTTTCGTTGTTGCTTCAACGAACAGATCTATCTCCACAACAAAAGGATTATTTGAGTAAAATTAATGCGTCCTCCCAAACCTTGCTTGCCCTCGTAAATGATATTCTTGATTTTTCGAAAATTGAGGCAGGAAAGCTGATTTTGGAGAAGGTTTCTTTTTCACCAGAGGATGTGATCAAACGCGTGGCAGATCAGATCGGTGTGGCTATCGGGAACAAAGATATCGAAGTGATCTTTACAACCGATCCCGATCTGCCGTTAACGGTGATTGGTGATCCCTTCCGACTTGAACAGGTGTTATTGAATCTGCTGAGTAATGCGATTAAGTTTACGGAGCATGGATATGTAACGTTGCAGGCAGAGGTGCTTTCATTGGAGGCGGAGCGAGTTCAGGTCCGTTTTGAGGTAGAGGACACGGGAATTGGAATGTCACCCGAACAATTGGAACGGCTTTTTGTCCCGTTTACTCAAGCGGAACCTTCCACGTATCGAACCTATGGTGGTTCAGGTCTTGGGCTGGTCATCTGTTACCTTCTGGTGACCTCCTTGGGAGGAAGCTTGCAGGTGGATAGTGTGCTGGGAAAGTATAGTCGGTTCTCATTCGACTTGATATTTGAACTTGCAGATTCGGAAGAAGAAAGTTCCTTCCTGCAAACGTACCCTCTTCTATATTGTGCGGATGATGTGGTTATCGTTGAAGAAGATGAACGAATGGGTGCAAGTTTGAAGCAGATACTCCACTCATTCGGGATGAAGCCGAAGCTGTATCCTTCGTTGAACCATATGCTGGAAAGTGATTGGTGTGTATCTGATGCACAGGGGATAAGTTCAATATTGTTTATGGTGAATATGGATGCAGAGCACACACAACATAGTTCACTTTGGAACAAATTGGTGAAGCGATTGAATCGAACCAAATATCAGATGGTGGGTTATACTCATGCCTTTAGTGAAAATGCCCTGTGGAAGGAGAGATCCTTTCGCCCTGATCTCATGATGATCAAACCGATTACACGTCTGGGATTGTTCGAAGTGTTACTTGCACTTCAGGGTGAAGGGCCACTGGAGAACAA
The window above is part of the Paenibacillus sp. 1781tsa1 genome. Proteins encoded here:
- a CDS encoding methyl-accepting chemotaxis protein, encoding MHKNFKTKLVVSFIAFLAIPSLSIGILSYNSAKDEVEKQILHSAMENVNLASATIDLSINTKRNHIEYYAKTLAEELRQEDAEVRVVNELKGYAAQNTDIITIGVGTEAGVYLMSSDAEMPKDYDPRVRPWYTEAMGNPEQVIVTDPYISAETNKITITIAKALEDQSGVVQLDLNLADISQLVSGIKVGEKGHLILLDASEKYIYHPTMQPGTDATEDFWTQVYTNESGNFNYTFDQVDKVMYYATNASTGWKVAGTMFSSEVEDAAAPILNRTIMVIVSCLVIGILIIWLVMRSIVKPIRQLKDQAIQVSEGDLTQTITSTSYDEIGELSDAFGKMQSNLRVLIQNVENSASQVVISSDEMTQSAESTSAASEQVARAIQEIASGAEKQTEGIEHNHQAMIEITIGITRIAERSIHVADLAKHTTVQAEEGGNTVKQTVSQMQSIQETVEQTNQLIQALYERSHQISAITELIGNIAKQTNLLALNASIEAARAGTHGNGFAVVAAEVRKLAEQSGQSVNEITVLTTAVQEDMAASVRMMEKVTSEVGEGMEISTEAIRKFERILDSMRETTPQIEEIAATSQEITAGVQEVSAVSNELAGIASGNAATSEEVAASSEEQLAAMEQISASARGLSTMAEDLQRLIRQFKY
- a CDS encoding MetQ/NlpA family ABC transporter substrate-binding protein → MRGRHKMKAKMMLMLLAVMLVVAACGKKEETPAAEGTKEDTQAAQEVTLKVATLIPPMTDVLDIVKPLLKEDGVNLEVVVLSDNVQPNTALANKEVDANFFQHVPYMNQYNEANNANLVAVQPIYNAIYGGYSKKYKTIEELPEGATIAIANDPSNIGRSLVMLEQNGLIKLKEGVGFNATQADITENTKNFKFEEVDLLMLARMMDDADLVAMTPAYASPLGLTPKKDALLTEKDDSHFAITLVAREDNKDSEAIQKLAKRMAGPEVKAFFEEKYADIAIPAFK
- a CDS encoding methionine ABC transporter permease, translating into MRLPESVLKYQHEIWQAIGETFVMVGISIVAAVLIGLPLGTLLYLFRRGQRYQNQTLSFVLGSVVNIIRSFPFLLLVVFMIPFTRIIVGTSIGTLAATVPLSIIAIAYYARLVEQALLDVPKGVVEAAASMGASTMQLVVKFLYVEARSGLVLGLTTATISFISYSTVMGIVGGGGVGDFAIRYGYQRFETEIMVFTIIIMIILVQMIQFTGSRLSHWLDRRS
- a CDS encoding response regulator — its product is MLRDLVLNFTLILIFVFLIHHYLNQTNATRSISITTRIIIGITLSMLGTALYYFSIVFDDGTLLNFRASVYLLAAYFGGTGSAFVTFAFMWIFRINMGRNSLLENWQYALTELLFVVAICLIFKYIRGFMQKWLSGALLLITMYEFFVLKTYNPSLLMMGQVLLFQCICLLSVILFLYYLNQNHRYRRLVVQRDQEMLEMLRMQPGFTFKIGKQNGKFEYLLLEGEMLSRLGLDMSSLKQDYTLGTLNILPQEKIEFLRKQFDRAWKGESFFYEIEHGGYYSLVKLRPLREEGMVKYVIGYGLDITEHRAVKRRIQESEERYRTLERVSADWFVGMDSNRCIVSVNQKFLDVLGLGRQEVIGRQLEELLFIEQLDNWLFIFHKALHHNIAQDTELSFIVGEGHEQHVRVHLYPVKVLNSSEKIKAVIQDISDHYRRVKADKASQAKSEFLAFMSHEIRTPLSGIISFSLLLQRTDLSPQQKDYLSKINASSQTLLALVNDILDFSKIEAGKLILEKVSFSPEDVIKRVADQIGVAIGNKDIEVIFTTDPDLPLTVIGDPFRLEQVLLNLLSNAIKFTEHGYVTLQAEVLSLEAERVQVRFEVEDTGIGMSPEQLERLFVPFTQAEPSTYRTYGGSGLGLVICYLLVTSLGGSLQVDSVLGKYSRFSFDLIFELADSEEESSFLQTYPLLYCADDVVIVEEDERMGASLKQILHSFGMKPKLYPSLNHMLESDWCVSDAQGISSILFMVNMDAEHTQHSSLWNKLVKRLNRTKYQMVGYTHAFSENALWKERSFRPDLMMIKPITRLGLFEVLLALQGEGPLENKGMIEGDEFYSRNLKGHILIAEDHEINQLAIRAILEHIGFKVTLANSGTEVLKKLHEQAWELILMDLYMPDMNGMDAARHIRKMRKYDRTPIIALTANGLKREHELYLEVGMNAILIKPIHEQQIADILAIWIDLKGIREINGIDSDKAIRQMDGKPHILQYALTKFRTEYGSFQKKLTIQLQQQQITDVIRNVHSLRGVAANLHAVDLMCAVLQLEMLLSGPLLEEEALNSVLEKVQQEIDQITGSLPW
- a CDS encoding PAS domain-containing protein, which codes for MQLELKAFLLLTDAVMITDEEGVILDVNSVYVTKTGFSRESTIGQPARLLMDTHWRGNQTWSGVAKLMKADQEVWEAQVTITSVHLDDSLFYISIFNDEFS
- a CDS encoding methionine ABC transporter ATP-binding protein; protein product: MISLYGVSKRYNERGSRADQGFEALSSVSLEVGQGEIHGIIGSSGAGKSTLLRMLNGLEKPDDGEVVVNGQHLTQMNERTLRLARRSIGMIFQHFNLVSNRTVSGNVCMPLELAGMSRTQRVERGLEVLRFVGLEDKADQYPAQLSGGQKQRVAIARALASRPDVLLCDEPTSSLDPQTTNGILDVLRHINETLGVTIVVVTHEMEVARRLCHRISVMKDGRLVRTLTEAEVSSIPAPQPDLLTSLLAGDEYGMAGSSLFRQADQEDKS
- a CDS encoding PQQ-binding-like beta-propeller repeat protein, encoding MKTGPDWQRLGYKWITMTGLSAVLLTGWMLLDSQKVAFGGQASVTTLQALGASPQGLSTQLTYKQGDPVTLMNDIPLFQNRRDGSVAADQMGIEYYTTKNEKYTLASVRGEWMQLKSSDHGDFWLPRWYALKESRSMTETAPQSFELQSGSKLYLAPESSITWSFEKALTGQAVIVAKWKGWYGVSIAPRIWNKESFTYRPGLFWIKAQAIEQRKNVTDGWFQQDTALSTSVIRHLTDIKLNQTTTSKQVAEWLGEPDWRESSGNLNDTGYSMSIGQTWRYEREDGQFLVTFNKNGKLIRTRWNLPQNDRNNVVSDWNISRADEYGFTTKIYGTTLPMTIPWKPVWTNRGDINYTFLKTATDDVLLMKGDDGGFSGGYYEGSIYALDRHTGQKLWGINGGFGRQQAEVDTARQYVTIYNDYDPDKKNYVDRIRHLNLKNGKVTWTYTPKQNFRLNGITAAKNVVVVDSPVVESSSNSWLTVLDSSNGKTLWKRKLTKGYELLNKSADDPYVLYWDKNKLIAADPQSGRIVWSLKGKRSTIEQLGNDPYFDGIERLDPFATRNAERWLSLDNQWLLLDLNTGKKLAQFPARVGQRLEELKDGMLLIRENKNGNHYGEYEDFTTTLFDAKTGKTRWKLKGKIERGLVEEDLLYVIKNGYPAALNYDTGETRWNAKDTIATLRYPTNQGSYLVIDDQLLLPMDENWLILNKNNGALLGRVHDVVMGNPEHRDRDAKNGMINRIGNEVYVGSSNGRFRVYEASRLQEAISP